A stretch of the Lolium perenne isolate Kyuss_39 chromosome 3, Kyuss_2.0, whole genome shotgun sequence genome encodes the following:
- the LOC127345542 gene encoding F-box protein At5g07610-like produces MERAPMSDPMSKITDDILVDIISRVPYKSTCCCKCVSTRWRDLFSHPDHRKKLPQPLAGFFYESYNRDRFPKTARYFTNVSGKGHPLVDPSLSFLPGYDSLHILDCCNGLLLCRCWKPTDPKTLDYVVCNPATENWVVVTATDWSSKVVVARIGFEPAVSSHFHVFEFIDQEVWGIDQSELSAYRGRIAAVATYSSKAGVWTHQMVEDEEFVIPAHSKGVFFNGIMHLAAFDYMVVTFDVKGNLLRVIGTPSPSYRYEFPVNDVFLSQGQLYFSYGTDSESDNGSETSSESYSSDLLVWVLEDYSSEKWTLKHTVGHLQLFGDKFSGYPDYNVVSFHPERNMIFIVCGDENSLMSYEMDFRKPRFLRRLGCECQLEYRKVDVKTPFIPYVPLFMESLADGP; encoded by the coding sequence ATGGAGAGGGCACCGATGAGCGACCCGATGTCCAAGATCACCGACGACATCCTCGTGGATATCATCTCGCGGGTGCCTTACAAGTCCACCTGCTGCTGCAAGTGCGTCTCCACGCGCTGGCGCGACCTCTTCTCCCACCCCGACCACCGCAAGAAGCTGCCCCAGCCCCTCGCCGGCTTCTTCTATGAAAGCTACAACAGGGACCGCTTCCCCAAGACAGCTCGCTATTTCACCAATGTTTCAGGAAAAGGTCACCCTCTCGTCGACCCTTCATTATCCTTCCTGCCCGGATACGATAGCCTTCACATCTTGGATTGctgcaatggcctcctcctctgccgctgCTGGAAACCCACTGACCCCAAGACATTGGATTATGTGGTGTGCAATCCTGCCACCGAGAATTGGGTGGTTGTGACTGCCACTGATTGGTCCAGCAAGGTGGTGGTTGCTCGCATTGGGTTCGAACCCGCAGTCTCCTCCCACTTCCATGTCTTTGAGTTCATTGATCAGGAGGTATGGGGTATAGATCAGTCTGAGCTAAGCGCTTATCGTGGACGTATTGCAGCGGTGGCGACCTACTCATCCAAAGCTGGAGTTTGGACGCATCAAATGGTTGAGGACGAGGAATTTGTGATACCTGCTCATTCAAAAGGTGTTTTCTTTAATGGGATCATGCATTTGGCTGCATTTGATTATATGGTAGTCACCTTTGATGTCAAAGGAAATCTTTTGCGGGTCATTGGGACTCCTTCACCATCATACCGCTATGAATTTCCTGTCAATGATGTCTTTCTATCACAGGGACAGTTATATTTTTCATACGGTACTGATTCTGAATCTGATAACGGTTCCGAAACAAGTTCTGAATCTTATAGTTCTGACTTATTAGTCTGGGTTCTTGAGGATTACAGTAGTGAAAAATGGACCTTGAAGCACACTGTTGGCCACTTGCAACTGTTCGGAGACAAATTTTCAGGCTACCCTGATTACAATGTTGTCTCATTCCACCCGGAACGCAATATGATTTTCATAGTTTGTGGGGACGAGAACTCACTTATGTCATATGAGATGGATTTCAGGAAGCCACGTTTTCTGCGTCGACTTGGATGTGAATGCCAACTTGAATATCGTAAGGTTGACGTGAAGACTCCTTTTATTCCATATGTTCCTTTGTTCATGGAGTCATTGGCAGATGGGCCCTGA